A stretch of Elephas maximus indicus isolate mEleMax1 chromosome 20, mEleMax1 primary haplotype, whole genome shotgun sequence DNA encodes these proteins:
- the LOC126063716 gene encoding olfactory receptor 5D18-like: protein MLLSERNKSGATFTLLGFSDYPELQVSLFLVFLAIYSVTVVGNLGMIIIIKINPILHTPMYFFLSHLSFMDFCYSSIVAPKMLVNLVVEDRTISFLGCVVQFFFFCTFVVTEIFSLAVMAYDCFVAICNPLLYTVAMSQGLCAMLAVGSYAWGVGCSLIPTCSALKLSFCGPNKINHFFCEFSSLLSLSCSDTSLSQLLLFIVVTFNEVSTLLIIFSSYVFIVVTILKMHSVSGHHKAFSTCASHLSAITILHGTILFLYCVPNSKNSRHTVKVASVFYTVVIPMLNPLIYSLRNKDVKNTVSKIMDTKIFSHCMLF from the coding sequence ATGTTATTGTCGGAGAGAAATAAAAGTGGGGCCACTTTCACCCTTTTAGGTTTCTCAGATTACCCAGAACTGCAGGTTTCTCTTTTCTTGGTATTTCTGGCCATCTACAGTGTCACTGTTGTAGGGAATCTTGGAATGATTATAATCATTAAAATTAATCCCATACTGCatacccccatgtactttttcctcagccacctcTCATTCATGGATTTCTGCTATTCTTCCATCGTTGCTCCCAAAATGCTGGTGAACCTAGTTGTAGAAGACAGAACCATTTCATTTCTAGGATGTGTagttcaattctttttcttttgtacctTTGTGGTGACTGAAATCTTTTCATTAGCTGTAATGGCCTATGACTGCTTTGTGGCCATTTgcaaccctctgctctacacagttGCCATGTCCCAGGGACTCTGTGCTATGCTGGCGGTGGGATCATATGCATGGGGAGTAGGGTGTTCCTTGATACCCACATGCTCTGCTTTGAAATTATCTTTTTGTGGTCCCAACAAAATCAATCACTTCTTCTGTGAGTTCTCCTCACTTCTGTCTCTTTCTTGCTCTGATACTTCTCTAAGCCAGTTGCTGCTTTTCATCGTTGTTACTTTTAATGAGGTGAGTACATTACTCATCATCTTCAGTTCTTATGTGTTTATCGTTGTCACCATCTTAAAAATGCATTCAGTCAGTGGTCATCATAAGGCGTTCTCTACCTGTGCCTCTCATCTGTCTGCTATCACAATCCTCCATGGCACCATCCTGTTCCTCTATTGTGTGCCCAACTCCAAAAACTCCAGGCACACCGTCAAAGTAGCCTCTGTGTTTTACACAGTggtgatccccatgttgaatccgttgatctacagcctgaggaataaggatgtcaagAATACAGTCAGCAAGATAATGGACACTAAAATCTTTTCTCATTGCATGTTATTTTAG